Part of the Paenibacillus sp. FSL R7-0273 genome is shown below.
TTTGTGTGTATCTTCGCGTTTCTTAACAGAAGCGCCTGTGTTGTTGGAAGCATCGATAATCTCAGCCGCCAAACGCTCTTCCATAGTCTTCTCACCGCGGTTGCGTGAGTAGTTTACGAGCCAACGTAATCCCAGAGCAGTACGTCTCTCAGGTTTAACCTCGATAGGTACCTGGTAGTTAGCACCGCCGACACGGCGAGCCTTAACTTCCAGAACTGGCATGATATTCTTGATGGCAGCTTCGAAAACTTCCATCGGTTCTTTACCAGTACGTTCTTGGATCAATTTAAACGAATTGTACAGAATGCTTTGAGCGACACCTCTTTTACCACCCAGCATAATGCGGTTGATCAAACGAGTAACCAACTTGCTATTATACAATGGATCTGGCAATACATCTCTCTTAGTAACTGGACCTTTGCGTGGCATGGATATCCCCCTTTCTTAAATGTTTATTATTCAGGAATTGCAATCTTATTTCTTAACCTTAGGACGTTTCGCACCATACTTGGAGCGAGCCTGCATACGATTAGCTACGCCTGCTGTATCCAGAGCGCCGCGAACGATGTGATAACGAACTCCCGCAAGGTCCTTAACTTTACCTCCGCGCAGCAATACTACGCTGTGCTCTTGAAGGTTGTGTCCGATACCCGGAATGTAAGCAGTCACCTCAAGACGGTTCGTCAAACGAACACGGGCATACTTACGAAGTGCGGAGTTTGGTTTACGTGGTGTCATTGTACCTACACGAGTGCAGACACCGCGTTTCTGCGGAGCGCTCAAATTTGTACTCTCACGCTTGAGGGCGTTGAACCCTTTTTGAAGAGCGGGAGACTTCGATTTCTCGATTTTGGCTTGACGGCCCTTACGAACCAGTTGATTGATAGTTGGCATTTGTTGTGCCACCCCCTTCCTGAAATAGTAATCCATTTACGAACTTTAAGTCCACAGACCCAGGCGGTTCATAAAAAGACAAATGAAAAGTCTTTGCTGCCGAAGTACACCCCGGTACAAAAACATCTTTCGTGCTATTGTTTTAAGACGGCTGCCATAGCAGCACCAACTTCGATACCACAGGCCTTGCCCAAATTCAGCATTGTATCTACATAAGTGATCTTAACACCTTGTTTGTTGCAAAGCATAATAATTCTGGAAGTAATCCGTTGATCTCCGTCCTCTGCCACATAGACTTCTGCGGCCTGGCCCAATTCCACCGCTTTGACGGTTTGTTTGGTACCGATCTTGACCTGAGCATCTTGTAATCCTCTGTCATCAGTCATAATATCATTACCTCCAATGAAGAAGAATAACAAGGCCACTCACGCACCTTAGACATATTAGCATTATCAGAAGATGAAGTCAAGCAAATCAGTAATAATTTTATTGAATTTCACAACAGGCAGCCGCGCCGCGGATGATTAAGCCCGCGGCGCGGAATCTGCTTGCCATGATAATTTCATTATTCGGCTGGAACCGCTTCTTGAGCTTCTTGCTCGCTCTCTTCATTCGGATCATTCAGCTTCACATTACGGTAACGGTTCATACCTGTTCCGGCAGGAATCAGCTTACCGATGATAACATTTTCTTTCAGTCCAAGAAGCTTATCCACTTTACCCTTAATTGCTGCATCGGTCAGGACGCGGGTAGTTTCTTGGAAGGATGCTGCAGACAGGAAGGAATCCGTCTCCAGGGAAGCCTTGGTAATACCGAGCAATACCGGTTTGGCAACTGCCGGCTCCTTACCTGAAAGAATAGCTTCCTTGTTGGCTGCTTCAAATTCCTGAATATCCGCAAAGGCACCCGGAAGAAGAGTAGTCTCTCCGGCGTCGATAATACGGATTTTGCGCAGCATCTGCTTAATCATAACTTCAATGTGCTTATCGTTAATTTCTACGCCCTGGTTACGATATACGCGTTGGACTTCCTGCAGAATGTAGTTCTGCACCCCGCGGATACCCTTAATGCGCAGCATTTCTTTAGGGTCAATAGAACCGTCAGTCAGCTCATCCCCGGCTTCAATCTCCTGGCCTTCGCTGACACGCAGACGTGAACCGTAAGTGATGGAATAAGTTTTGGATTCAGCTTCACCTTGAACCTCGATTTCACGGCGGTCCTTCGTTTCGCGGATTTCCTTAATTACCCCGTCAATCTCACTGATTGTAGCCTGACCTTTAGGGTTACGGGCCTCAAAGAGCTCCTGGATACGCGGCAAACCTTGCGTGATGTCATCACCGGCAACACCCCCGGTATGGAACGTACGCATGGTAAGCTGGGTTCCCGGCTCACCGATGGATTGTGCGGCAATAATACCTACAGCTTCACCGATTTCCACGAATTTACCTGTTGCCAGGTTACGTCCGTAGCATTTTTTGCAGACCCCGTGACGGGCACGGCAGCTCAGTACAGAACGGATTTGCAGCTTGGTTACGCCTGCATTAACAATCTCTTCAGCCTTATCAGAGTCAATCAGATCGTTACGGTGAACGATGATTTCCTTGGTTTCCGGATGACGGACTGTTTCGAAGGAATAACGGCCTTCAATACGGTCGTACAGATCCTCGATAACTTCCTTACCATCCTGGATACGGCTTACGGTGAAGCCTTTATCCGTACCGCAATCCTCTTCACGCACGATAACGTCCTGGGCCACGTCTACGAGACGGCGGGTCAGGTAACCGGAATCCGCTGTACGCAGCGCTGTATCGGCCAGACCTTTACGCGCTCCGTGCGTCGAGATAAAGTACTCGAGGACGGTCAGACCTTCACGGAAGTTCGCTTTAATCGGCAATTCGAAGATACGGCCGGATGGTGTCGCCATCAGTCCGCGCATACCGCCCAGCTGGGTGATCTGCGATTTGTTACCGCGCGCCTTGGAATCAACCATGAGCATGATCGAGTTGAAACGGTCCATCGACTTCAGCAGGATGTTCGTAAGTTCATCCTTAGTCTTCGACCAGATTTCAATAACACGGTCATAACGCTCGTCATTGGTGATCAGACCACGACGGTACTGGTTGGCAACCACATTAACCTTAGCATCTGACTCTTCAAGGATCTTAGTCTTTTCATCAGGTACTACAACGTCTGATACGGCAACTGTTACACCGGAACGTGTGGAATACGTGAATCCCAGCTGTTTGATCTTGTCAAGAATCATAGATGTTTTGGTTGTGTGGTAGGTCTCGAAGCAGCGTGCAATAATCAGACCGAGATATTCTTTACCTACAGCACTTGCATCCTCAGCACTCATGATGCGTTCACGGATATCGGCGCCTTTTTCGTAGATGAAGTATTTCTCAGGTGTTCCCTGCAGCAGGTTCGCTTTGGTAGCTTCGTTGATATATGGGAAACTGCTCGGATAAATTTCATTGAAGATAATTTTACCGATTGTTGTAATCAGCATTGCGTTTTGCTGCTCTTCTGTAAAGTTGGTTTTACCCAGTGCTTTAACAGGAATAGCCACACGTGCATGCAGACCTGCTGTTCCGCGCTGATAAGCTGATACAGCCTCATTCACATTACGCAGGATCATACCTGTGCCTTTTTCTTCCTTGTTGTCCATAGTCAGGTAGAATGTACCCAAGACCATATCCTGGGAAGGAGTAACAACCGGCTTACCATCCTTAGGGTTAAGGATATTACCGGATGCAAGCATCAGGAGACGTGCTTCAGCCTGGGCTTCAGCTGACAGAGGAACGTGCACCGCCATCTGGTCACCGTCAAAGTCGGCATTGTAAGCCGTACATACGAGCGGGTGAAGACGGATAGCATGGCCTTCTACCAGAATCGGTTCAAATGCCTGGATACCGAGTCTGTGCAGCGTAGGGGCACGGTTCAGAAGAACCGGATGCTCTCTGATTACTTCTTCAAGGACATCCCATACTTCAGGGCTTACGCGTTCAACCTTGCGCTTCGCACTCTTGATGTTATGGGCGAGACCTTTGTTAACCAGTTCTTTCATTACGAACGGCTTGAAGAGCTCCAGAGCCATTTTCTTCGGAAGACCGCATTGGTACATCTTCAGATAAGGTCCTACAACGATAACAGAACGTCCGGAGTAGTCAACACGCTTACCGAGCAAGTTCTGGCGGAAACGGCCCTGTTTACCTTTCAGCATATGGCTGAGCGATTTGAGCGGACGGTTACCAGGACCTGTTACAGGACGGCCGCGGCGGCCGTTGTCGATCAGAGCATCGACAGCTTCCTGAAGCATCCGTTTCTCATTCTGCACGATGATATCAGGAGCGCCGAGATCAAGCAGTCTCTTAAGACGGTTGTTGCGGTTGATTACGCGGCGGTACAGGTCATTAAGGTCAGACGTAGCAAAACGGCCGCCATCCAGTTGAACCATCGGGCGAAGCTCCGGAGGAATAACCGGAAGCACATCCATGATCATCCAATCAGGTTTGTTGCCGGAGTTACGGAAGGCCTCAATAACTTCTAGGCGTTTGATCGCC
Proteins encoded:
- the rpsG gene encoding 30S ribosomal protein S7, with protein sequence MPRKGPVTKRDVLPDPLYNSKLVTRLINRIMLGGKRGVAQSILYNSFKLIQERTGKEPMEVFEAAIKNIMPVLEVKARRVGGANYQVPIEVKPERRTALGLRWLVNYSRNRGEKTMEERLAAEIIDASNNTGASVKKREDTHKMAEANKAFAHYRW
- the rpsL gene encoding 30S ribosomal protein S12 — protein: MPTINQLVRKGRQAKIEKSKSPALQKGFNALKRESTNLSAPQKRGVCTRVGTMTPRKPNSALRKYARVRLTNRLEVTAYIPGIGHNLQEHSVVLLRGGKVKDLAGVRYHIVRGALDTAGVANRMQARSKYGAKRPKVKK
- a CDS encoding ribosomal L7Ae/L30e/S12e/Gadd45 family protein, encoding MTDDRGLQDAQVKIGTKQTVKAVELGQAAEVYVAEDGDQRITSRIIMLCNKQGVKITYVDTMLNLGKACGIEVGAAMAAVLKQ
- the rpoC gene encoding DNA-directed RNA polymerase subunit beta', which encodes MLDVNNFEFMKIGLASPEKIRSWSRGEVKKPETINYRTLKPEKEGLFCERIFGPQKDWECHCGKYKRVRYKGVVCDRCGVEVTRAKVRRERMGHIELAAPVSHIWYFKGIPSRMGLALDMSPRSLEEIIYFASYVVTDPGETPLEKKQLLSEKEYRSYREKYGYGFQAGMGAEAVKKLLQDIDIDKELEFLKEELRTAQGQRRNRAIKRLEVIEAFRNSGNKPDWMIMDVLPVIPPELRPMVQLDGGRFATSDLNDLYRRVINRNNRLKRLLDLGAPDIIVQNEKRMLQEAVDALIDNGRRGRPVTGPGNRPLKSLSHMLKGKQGRFRQNLLGKRVDYSGRSVIVVGPYLKMYQCGLPKKMALELFKPFVMKELVNKGLAHNIKSAKRKVERVSPEVWDVLEEVIREHPVLLNRAPTLHRLGIQAFEPILVEGHAIRLHPLVCTAYNADFDGDQMAVHVPLSAEAQAEARLLMLASGNILNPKDGKPVVTPSQDMVLGTFYLTMDNKEEKGTGMILRNVNEAVSAYQRGTAGLHARVAIPVKALGKTNFTEEQQNAMLITTIGKIIFNEIYPSSFPYINEATKANLLQGTPEKYFIYEKGADIRERIMSAEDASAVGKEYLGLIIARCFETYHTTKTSMILDKIKQLGFTYSTRSGVTVAVSDVVVPDEKTKILEESDAKVNVVANQYRRGLITNDERYDRVIEIWSKTKDELTNILLKSMDRFNSIMLMVDSKARGNKSQITQLGGMRGLMATPSGRIFELPIKANFREGLTVLEYFISTHGARKGLADTALRTADSGYLTRRLVDVAQDVIVREEDCGTDKGFTVSRIQDGKEVIEDLYDRIEGRYSFETVRHPETKEIIVHRNDLIDSDKAEEIVNAGVTKLQIRSVLSCRARHGVCKKCYGRNLATGKFVEIGEAVGIIAAQSIGEPGTQLTMRTFHTGGVAGDDITQGLPRIQELFEARNPKGQATISEIDGVIKEIRETKDRREIEVQGEAESKTYSITYGSRLRVSEGQEIEAGDELTDGSIDPKEMLRIKGIRGVQNYILQEVQRVYRNQGVEINDKHIEVMIKQMLRKIRIIDAGETTLLPGAFADIQEFEAANKEAILSGKEPAVAKPVLLGITKASLETDSFLSAASFQETTRVLTDAAIKGKVDKLLGLKENVIIGKLIPAGTGMNRYRNVKLNDPNEESEQEAQEAVPAE